The proteins below are encoded in one region of Apium graveolens cultivar Ventura chromosome 4, ASM990537v1, whole genome shotgun sequence:
- the LOC141718936 gene encoding uncharacterized protein LOC141718936 translates to MIEYALNFYFPTSNNEAEYGALIVGLGLARAVRAKNLLAIWGIDICGPFSMASGHKKFIVVDIDYFTKWIAAKALTKMTKFKEYCDDNSIELLFTSVAHPQANGQAKVVKRIILDGLKKKVEHSRNTWADELLHIIWAYRTTCKVATEATPFMMAYKTEAVVPLEITHGSPRVEAYEPETNEEGMRLTLDLIDEVRYEANACNTEHQ, encoded by the exons atgattgagtatgctttgaattTTTATTTCCCTACTTCGAACAACGAAGCAGAGTATGGAGCTTTGATAGTCggcttaggcttggctagagccGTGAGGGCCAAAAACCTTTTAGCAATATGGGGAATTGATATATGTGGTCCATTTTCCATGGCATCGGGACATAAGAAGTTCATTGTGGTAGACATAGACTACTTTACCAAGTGGATTGCGGCTAAAGCACTAACCAAGATGACTA AGTTTAAGGAGTATTGTGACGATAACAGCATAGAGCTTCTCTTCACCTCGGTTGCTCATCCACAGGCAAACGGACAAGCAAAAGTTGTTAAGAGGATTATCCTTGATGGACTCAAGAAAAAGGTCGAGCACTCGAGGAACACTTGGGCGGACGAGCTGCTGCATATAATATGGGCATATCGAACTACTTGTAAAGTGGCAACTGAAGCTACCCCATTTATGATGGCTTATAAAACCGAAGCAGTGGTACCTCTAGAAATTACCCATGGATCACCTAGAGTTGAAGCATATGAGCCAGAGACTAATGAAGAAGGCATGAGACTCACTCTTGATCTCATCGACGAGGTCAGATATGAGGCCAACGCCTGCAATACAGAGCATCAatga